In a single window of the Nicotiana tomentosiformis chromosome 8, ASM39032v3, whole genome shotgun sequence genome:
- the LOC104093210 gene encoding pectin acetylesterase 11-like isoform X1 codes for MTNPEVIQTFTIGMELGSDIAMCHRSQDTKLYYRGARIFRAIMNDLSRKGMQTAENAILRGTSAGGLATILNCDKFKSLLPNDVRVKCVADSGFFINAKTISGTLDIQDEYWGVVTLHVSPSVFCFSKIYIYIYIYIYVYKVKQSPLSIPVFR; via the exons ATGACGAACCCAGAAGTAATCCAG ACTTTTACCATTGGAATGGAGTTAGGGTCAGATATTGCTATGTGTCATCGTTCACAG GATACCAAACTTTATTATAGAGGAGCAAGAATCTTCAGAGCCATTATGAATGATTTATCAAGAAAAGGAATGCAAACGGCTGAAAAT GCAATCCTAAGAGGAACTTCAGCTGGAGGATTGGCTACAATCTTGAATTGCGATAAGTTCAAGTCTCTCCTTCCAAATGATGTAAGAGTAAAGTGCGTTGCAGATTCAGGCTTCTTCATCAATGC CAAGACAATATCTGGTACTTTAGATATTCAAGATGAGTATTGGGGAGTGGTTACTTTACATGTGAGTCCCAGTGTTTTTTGTTttagtaaaatatatatatatatatatatatatatatatgtgtataagGTAAAACAGAGCCCACTGAGCATCCCAGTTTTCCGATAG
- the LOC104093210 gene encoding pectin acetylesterase 11-like isoform X2, whose product MTNPEVIQTFTIGMELGSDIAMCHRSQDTKLYYRGARIFRAIMNDLSRKGMQTAENAILRGTSAGGLATILNCDKFKSLLPNDVRVKCVADSGFFINA is encoded by the exons ATGACGAACCCAGAAGTAATCCAG ACTTTTACCATTGGAATGGAGTTAGGGTCAGATATTGCTATGTGTCATCGTTCACAG GATACCAAACTTTATTATAGAGGAGCAAGAATCTTCAGAGCCATTATGAATGATTTATCAAGAAAAGGAATGCAAACGGCTGAAAAT GCAATCCTAAGAGGAACTTCAGCTGGAGGATTGGCTACAATCTTGAATTGCGATAAGTTCAAGTCTCTCCTTCCAAATGATGTAAGAGTAAAGTGCGTTGCAGATTCAGGCTTCTTCATCAATGCGTGA
- the LOC138897372 gene encoding uncharacterized protein, producing MINKGCIYHLVRVTDTDAEAPTLESVPVVNEFLGVFPDDLPRIPPDREIDFGIDVMPDTQRISIPPYRMAPEELKELKEQLKDFREDYADHIRAVWQTLYQHQLYAKFLKCEFWLESVTFFGYVVSREEMKVDPRKISAVRNCPRPTTSTEIHSFLVLAGYYKKFVEGFSILASLLTKLTPKAVKFQWLDAFEGNFQELKSRLTTAPVFTLPDGTYGNLIGWFEIGEAELIGPDLVHQAIEKVKIITEWLKTSQSRQKSYLDIRHRDLEFQDDDWVFLMDSPMKGVMRFGKKGKLSPRYVEPYKIIQRIGQVAYRLELPLEISLVHPMFHVSMLKKVVGDPLLIVSIETIEVNIGLTYEEIPIAILDRQVRKLRNKEIAFVKVLWQNQQVEKATWEAGEEMNKKSKFLGFPELCSELRKAPSQDGKLFLSFASVFSNVDSYYGPTTTKTIIHSATAEGAAGSPPLMLVVGALVSLIAIIVQIAA from the exons ATGATTAAtaaggggtgtatctaccatttggtccgggttacggacaccgatgctgaggcacctacacttgagtctgtgcctgttgtgaatgaatttctggggGTCTTTCCGGATGATCTCCCTaggatcccaccagatagggagattgattttgggattgatgtgatgccagacacgcagcgtatatctattccgccctacagaatggcaccggaagaattgaaggagctaaaggaacaattgaaggattt CCGAGAGGACTATGCCGATCATATCAGGGCAGTTTGGCAGACCCTGTATCAGCAccagttgtatgcgaagtttttgaaatgtgaattttggcttgaatctgtcacattctttgGTTATGTCGTCTCTAGAGAAGAAATGAAGGTCGATCCTCGAAAGATTTCAGCGGTGAggaattgtcctagacctactaCCTCAActgagattcacagtttcttggtcTTAGCAGGTTATTAcaagaagtttgtggaggggttctctatccttgcctctctgttgactaaattgacgccgaaggcagttaagttccaatggttagATGCTTTTGAAGGGaacttccaggagttgaaatctagattgactacggcaccagtgtttACTCTACCAGACggtacatatgg aaatctcattgggtggttcgagattggggaagcggagttaataggaccagaccttgtgcatcaggctatagagaaggttaagatcattacagaATGGTTGAAAACTtcccagagtcgtcagaaatcctatttggATAtacgtcatagggatttggagttccaagatgatgattgggtattcttgatggattcccccatgaagggggtaatgcggtttggtaagaaggggaaattgagtccaaggtatgtcgaaccatacaaaatcattcaaaggatcgGTCAAGTGGCAtacaggctagaactacctctAGAGATATCTTTAGTGCACCcaatgtttcatgtatccatgttgaagaaggtggttggagatccgttgCTTATTGTTTCGATTGAGACTATAGAGGTTAATATAGgactgacttatgaagaaattccgattgccattcttgataggcaagtccggaagttgagaaataaagagattgccttcgtgaaagtgctatggcaaaaccaacaggttgagaAGGCCACCTGGGAAGCCGGGGAAGAAATGAATAAGAA atcaaagttcctaggatttccggaactgtgtagtgaattaagaaaAGCTCCAAgccag GACGGTAAGCTTTTTCTTAGCTTTGCTAGCGTCTTCAGCAATGTTGACAGCTATTATGGCCCAACAACCACAAAAACCATAATTCACAGCGCCACTGCTGAAGGTGCAG CTGGATCACCGCCGTTGAT GTTGGTGGTTGGTGCTCTGGTATCTCTGATTGCCATAATCGTTCAAATAGCGGCTTAG